One genomic segment of Vibrio quintilis includes these proteins:
- the gtfA gene encoding sucrose phosphorylase has product MENKVQLIAYTDRLTGNNINNLNELLKNKISGLFSGVHILPFYYPIDGSDAGFDPINHAQVDPRLGSWDNLKALGQETEIMADLIVNHVSAQSSEFEDVLSKGRDSVYWSMFLKETDVFPDGISDEQAQQIYRPRPGSCFTSKQLSTGEEINFWTTFTDNQIDINVESEAGREYLERVLQLFADNGVKIIRLDAAGYAIKRAGTSCFMTDEAFAFIDALSKRANELGMETVAEIHSHYKTQIDVAQKVNRVYDFALPPLILHSLFNKNVDALVSWLKIAPRNCLTVLDTHDGIGIIDAGPQGEKSGLLDVNEIDLLVETIHSNSKGQSRKATGSAASNVDLYQVNCTFYDALAGDDLQYLFARAIQFFSPGVPQVYYGGLFAMHNDISLLEKTNVGRDINRPYLSENIIERQLGNPVVRSLFKLIKLRNSSSAFDGEFTVTGEDGRLSLHWVNCISEAILHVDLINKKGTITMKEKNFEYSYDLTNICGD; this is encoded by the coding sequence GTGACGCTGGTTTTGATCCAATTAATCATGCTCAGGTTGATCCAAGACTTGGCTCATGGGATAATTTAAAAGCACTTGGGCAAGAAACGGAGATCATGGCTGATCTGATTGTGAATCATGTATCGGCACAATCATCAGAATTTGAAGATGTGTTATCTAAAGGTCGCGATTCTGTATATTGGTCTATGTTTTTAAAAGAGACGGATGTATTTCCTGATGGCATATCTGATGAACAAGCCCAGCAGATATATCGCCCAAGACCTGGTAGTTGTTTTACTTCAAAGCAATTAAGTACAGGTGAAGAAATAAATTTTTGGACAACCTTTACAGATAATCAGATTGATATAAATGTTGAATCTGAAGCTGGTCGAGAATATTTAGAAAGAGTTTTACAGTTATTTGCTGATAATGGCGTAAAAATCATTCGACTGGATGCTGCTGGATATGCCATCAAGCGAGCGGGAACGAGTTGTTTTATGACTGATGAAGCCTTTGCTTTCATCGATGCATTGTCAAAAAGAGCCAATGAATTGGGAATGGAAACAGTTGCTGAAATCCATAGCCATTACAAAACACAAATTGATGTTGCCCAAAAAGTGAACCGAGTCTACGACTTTGCTTTACCACCATTAATCTTGCATTCTCTATTTAACAAAAATGTTGATGCTTTGGTTTCATGGCTCAAAATTGCACCAAGAAACTGTCTCACTGTGCTTGATACACATGATGGTATTGGCATTATTGATGCTGGTCCTCAAGGTGAAAAATCAGGTTTACTTGATGTAAACGAGATAGATCTTCTCGTCGAAACTATTCATAGTAATAGTAAAGGTCAAAGTCGAAAGGCCACTGGGTCAGCAGCAAGTAATGTCGATTTATACCAAGTTAACTGTACATTCTATGATGCTTTGGCTGGAGATGATTTACAGTATCTTTTCGCAAGAGCAATTCAATTCTTCAGTCCTGGAGTACCACAAGTATATTATGGCGGATTATTCGCTATGCACAACGACATATCACTACTTGAAAAAACGAATGTAGGTCGTGATATTAACCGCCCATATTTGTCAGAGAATATTATTGAAAGACAATTAGGAAACCCGGTTGTGCGTAGTTTGTTTAAGTTAATAAAATTACGTAATAGCTCATCTGCTTTCGATGGTGAATTTACAGTAACTGGTGAGGATGGAAGACTATCGCTTCACTGGGTAAACTGTATTAGCGAAGCAATTCTTCATGTCGATTTAATTAACAAGAAAGGAACTATAACCATGAAAGAGAAGAATTTTGAATATTCTTATGATCTAACTAATATTTGTGGAGATTAA